Below is a window of Synergistota bacterium DNA.
GTTATCGCCATGGATTTAACCCTCCCTAATCCGGGTTTTTCAAATTGGGCTTCTAAGATTATGCTCGATGTTCCATGCTCTAATCTTGCTGATCTTGGAGGAAAGCCAGAGATAAAACTTAGATTAAATCGTCAAAACCTTATGGAGCTTGTTTCTCTCCAGGAGCGATTGCTCAACGTCGCATCAGATTATCTAAGGCGAGGAGGGAGGCTTGTTTATTCTACATGTACTTTTCATCCTGCGGAGAACGAGAGAATCGTCAAGGATTTTCTAGCTGCTCATCCGGAATATGAATCTATGGCAATTGATGGCATTGATAGGTTTTCAGATAGAATAACCGAGTATGGGTATTATATAGAGGATGGATTTTTTGCCCTCCTTAGAAGGAGGTGAGGTAAGTTGAAGAGGGTAGTGTTTCTACTTTTTCTGCTTATAGGTGGTCTTGCGGGGTTTCTTTATGTCTATCTTGGTATAGGAGCTCCGAAGGTTATAGTCCCTCCATTAGTTGGAAAGGAACTAACTTCTGCAACTAAGCTTTTGAATTCCATAGGGCTTCACCTTAAAGTTACTGGGGAAGAATCAAGCACAACTTTTCCTCCTAATTATATAGTTTCTCAGAAGCCTTTACCCGGGCTAAGTGTTAAAAAGGGAAGCGTTATAGAAGTTGTCATAAGCGGAAAAGGAGATATGGTAGAAGTTCCCGATCTCGTGGGACACAAGCTGAGCGAGGTTTTGGTCTTTATAAAAGAAGCGGGGCTCGTTCTCGGAGATGTTGTGAAGATAAATTACTTGCTTGCGGCTGATAATGTGGTTTTAGGACAATCCGTATCCCCTCATAGGAGGGTTCGAAGGGGTAGTAAAATAGATTTGCTTGTGAGTCTTGGTCCTGTGACGAATAAGGTTTCCGCACCTGATCTTATAGGCATGAGCGTTAAACAGGCAAAAAGGGTTCTTCAAGATGCAGGGCTTAAGTTAGGTAAGGTTTTTGAAAGGGTGCAGAGCGGGACACCTGGTGTTATCATAGCTCAGTCTCCCAGGCCTTATACTGAGGTTCCGCTTGGAAGCGAGGTGGATATAACAGTGAGGAAGGCTTCACCGGCTGCTGCTTCTCAGCCCCCAGGTGAGGAATCTACTCAAGCAACGGCAGAAACGCAGTCCCAGCTTCCTCAGAGTGGAGCAACGTCTCTTGCTTCCATCCCG
It encodes the following:
- a CDS encoding PASTA domain-containing protein, yielding MKRVVFLLFLLIGGLAGFLYVYLGIGAPKVIVPPLVGKELTSATKLLNSIGLHLKVTGEESSTTFPPNYIVSQKPLPGLSVKKGSVIEVVISGKGDMVEVPDLVGHKLSEVLVFIKEAGLVLGDVVKINYLLAADNVVLGQSVSPHRRVRRGSKIDLLVSLGPVTNKVSAPDLIGMSVKQAKRVLQDAGLKLGKVFERVQSGTPGVIIAQSPRPYTEVPLGSEVDITVRKASPAAASQPPGEESTQATAETQSQLPQSGATSLASIPGTEIPSATAPQEKKEKIGMIIPKGTRLIDFTFKVPPGKREKLVEIIQIDVKGEHLVFRRKCKPGEIISLRLPAFGDNVIRVLVDGKFYSEDRYPWKKR